A single region of the Penaeus monodon isolate SGIC_2016 chromosome 18, NSTDA_Pmon_1, whole genome shotgun sequence genome encodes:
- the LOC119584410 gene encoding histone H3.3A: MARTKQTARKSTGGKAPRKQLATKAARKSAPSTGGVKKPHRYRPGTVALREIRRYQKSTELLIRKLPFQRLVREIAQDFKTDLRFQSAAIGALQEASEAYLVGLFEDTNLCAIHAKRVTIMPKDIQLARRIRGERA, from the exons ATGGCCCGTACCAAGCAGACCGCCCGTAAGTCCACCGGAGGCAAGGCCCCGCGTAAGCAGCTGGCCACCAAGGCTGCCCGTAAGTCTGCCCCCTCCACCGGAGGCGTGAAGAAGCCCCATCGTTACAGGCCTGGTACTGTCGCTCTTCGTGAAATCCGTCGTTACCAGAAGTCCACTGAGCTGCTGATCCGCAAGCTGCCCTTCCAGCGTCTGGTTCGTGAGATCGCGCAGGACTTCAAGACTGATCTGCGATTCCAGAGCGCTGCTATTGGTGCCCTGCAG GAAGCTTCGGAGGCTTACCTTGTTGGTCTGTTTGAGGACACCAACTTGTGCGCTATCCACGCCAAGCGTGTCACCATCATGCCCAAGGACATCCAGCTTGCCCGACGAATCCGTGGCGAGCGTGCTTAA